The genome window AATCCGTGACCGCTTCCATCTTTCCTCAGGATCACAGGGAAGGTATATTAGAAGACGCTGATACGATTGTGGAATGGTTGTATCGTTACGCCGATCCGGGAACGGAAATGGAAGAGATCCGGGCGATTTTGGGAAGAATGTTGTTCAGCGGCGATATGGCCAAAAAACCGACCAGCGTTCTTTCCGGAGGAGAAAAATCCAGGATCATCATCGGAAGAATGATTATGACCGGAGACAATCTACTCGCGCTCGACGAACCGACCAATCACTTGGATTTGGAAACGATCGAAGCGCTGAATTACGCTTTGTCCATCTTCGAAGGAACCGTAATCTTCGTTTCACACGACCGCGAGTTCGTATCTTCCTTGGCGACTCGGGTGATCGAGGTTTCCACCGAAGGAATCCGCGATTTCAAAGGATCTTACGAGGACTTCTTGGAACGAGAAGGTGCGGAATTCTACAAACGTTTATCCGGCGGTCCTGTTCTGGCTGAAAGTTGAGGAAGAGGGGTGAAAACGTAAGAATTTTTATATTGAGTTTGTCCCAAAATAGTAAAATGTGGGAACTCCCAAGTTTGCAACGAGAGTATCGGTTCTCAAATTTTATAGCAAGTTTATTTTCAAATGTTTCGTTTCCACTTTCCAAAATCTTCTTTTATTCCATTTATAACATGCAAAAAATATAAATTACGTTTTTCGTGATTTTATAGATCGTTCTGTTTAGATTCGGATTCTCCGAAATTTTTTTTTAAAAATAGATTTGATTTCCTTTTGAATTCAAATAAAAAATTTTCGTATAAAAATTCTAAAATAAATTCAAAATTTTGAATCTACCGATGCCTTCCGAGAACCGTTTCCGATTAGAGACAGTTTTTTTGCTTGCTCAATTATTTTCTCGGGAGTAATTTATGATCATGCCAACGCTAATTCGAAAATTTCCTAAACGTTTGGGTGAGCTTTTGGGTCCTGATGGGATCGTAGAGTTTGTGGGTTTTCTCAATCGTTTCATTGCAAAAAGCCAGTCGAACGCAGTTGAGTTGGCGACGGATCGTTTCGAGCGTCGTCTTTCCGAGGAAACCGGTAAACTTCGTTTGGAAATGTCCGAATTAAAATCCGAATTGCGATCGGAATTTATGGATTTGAAAACGGATTTCGCGGATCATCGTGCCGATGTTAAATCTGAAATTTCGGAAATTCACAAAGCTATTTCCATTCAAACAAAATGGATTTTGGCCGCGGTTTTGGGATCGGCTGGAATCTTTTCCATGATCGTAAAATTCTAATCAATTCGATTACGATTTAGTTTTTAAGAATGTAAGTAGTTTCTCCAAAGCTTTTCTTCGATGCGAAACGGAATTCTTGTCGGATTCCGAAACCTGCGAAAACGGTTTTCGAAACGGCGGATAAATAAAAACGGGATCATAACCGAAACCGTATATTCCAATCGTATCATATTCTTCCGCGATGGTTCCTTCGCATTTCCCTTCGAAGATTTGTTCGATCGTATCGTCCACATAGGCGATCGCGCAGGAATAATGCGCGCTGCGGTTCGTGTTTCCTTTGAGTTTTTCCAATAGAAGCAGTGCGCGGCTTTTGTCGTCCAAACCCGGTCCTCCGAATCGCGCGGAATAGACTCCGGGTTCTCCGTTTAACGCGGAAACGCAGATTCCCGAATCGTCCGCGATCGAAGGAAGTTTGGTGATTCGATGGAGTTCTCTTGCTTTGATGAGAGCGTTTTCCGCAAACGTAACGCCGGTTTCTTCTGCGTCAAAAGAAACGTTCAAATCCTTAGGTGTAAGGATTT of Leptospira sanjuanensis contains these proteins:
- a CDS encoding LA_3696 family protein — encoded protein: MPTLIRKFPKRLGELLGPDGIVEFVGFLNRFIAKSQSNAVELATDRFERRLSEETGKLRLEMSELKSELRSEFMDLKTDFADHRADVKSEISEIHKAISIQTKWILAAVLGSAGIFSMIVKF
- the rdgB gene encoding RdgB/HAM1 family non-canonical purine NTP pyrophosphatase, which encodes MKQLALATNNSHKVKEVGFILTELGVQILTPKDLNVSFDAEETGVTFAENALIKARELHRITKLPSIADDSGICVSALNGEPGVYSARFGGPGLDDKSRALLLLEKLKGNTNRSAHYSCAIAYVDDTIEQIFEGKCEGTIAEEYDTIGIYGFGYDPVFIYPPFRKPFSQVSESDKNSVSHRRKALEKLLTFLKTKS